One Mastomys coucha isolate ucsf_1 unplaced genomic scaffold, UCSF_Mcou_1 pScaffold7, whole genome shotgun sequence genomic window, TGTGATAGACACTTTGGCATCTCTGTGATCATTTTTCAATGGTTTCAAGAAACTAAAGAATGGTTGGGTTAAGTTATTTCTGTGCTGATTGAAGCAGATGCCTGTGAAGTCATTGGGAGAGGCTGAGGGAATGATTCTTAGAGGCAAAGTGATCCTGGAAATATGTGGTTTTGCTAAAATACGAACGACTTAACAGcaggcacagaaaaaaaaagaatcaaacgAAGATAAAACTAGAACACTGAAACTgcaaaaacaagcagaaagacaAGCAAGAGCTTGTCCAGTACAAATGGGTGGCCGGTGGGATATGGTTTACCTTATCCcatgaagagaaagaacatatAGTCTCTTAAGGTCTTTATTTGAAATGCTCATGCTTCTGGGTGTGTACATAAGAATGATTAGATCTTGGGTTTCTTTAGCCCTGGTGACTCTTGAGCACTGTTGGAGTGCTGGGGACATTCTGCTGAAGAGGGCTTGACAAAGCTCTTTGAGGCCACAGCAGTTAACACCTTCTGCTCTAAACACTGGAGACATGGATGCTAGAGATCTGAGAGCTGCCCCTGGGAAGTAATGCTcaggaaggtgagagactctcaattcttttccattatcAGAGACAGTGGGTGAGCACAGCAGAGGGTGAGCAGCCACTTACGTTTGATGAGGTAGTTCGTGACTCTCATAACCTGAGATAGGAATTTGCAGGCTTTCTGCATTATGAAGTGGATGCAGAAATCTTGCCtagaatattttcttctcataGTAAGGACACTGAGTATGGAATATTGTTATGGTCAGGCTTGTGCTGTGTTCAAAACTTCCCCCAGCCTTCAAAATTAAGGTTTGAAAAATCTAGACTTTTGAAGACCCATTCCCCAAACTATTTACACAGTCTGCTCTTTCTCAAACTTAAACACATAGTTGGCACAATCTGCCCCTGCAGTGAAGGTATGGGTTGCATTAGGAACAACAGAGAGAAATAGTTCTTGTTTTCTATTGATCACTATAGCTGTTTTTAGAGCTTGACAATGTAATTTCAGAACAGCGAAGAATGGGGACTGAATGGATTGTGACATTTTCAGTGGGCATGCAGCTGTGATACTTTTGATGTTTAGTGAACCTCCTGCAATGTTTTGCTTTAAGTTCAGAGGTAACAGAGAACCACACAGTATTAGACAGTATGACTGTATGGTGCAGTGTTTCCACTTCGTATAGCAGTCGTGCGTTTTGATTGAATTTGCAccaatgttgtttttaaaacgtcttatcttttttttttaaacagtttaaatttttttttaaatgattccctttctattttttatgtgcattggtgtctttttgttttgttttgttttattttcctggatCCACGTCTGTAAGaaggtgttgaatcccctggaactggaggtacaaatggttgtgagttgacatataggtgctgggatctttaagccatctctccagccccacaaaccATCGTCTTATCTTTACAAGGCCCTTTGGGAAGAATGTCCAGGTACAAACTGACATTTTCCTTGCAGCCTGTACCTCATTTGCACACTGCAGCCACTCCGAAGGATGATTGGAAATCCAGAAATAGGTCACGAGTTTTGGTTTAAAGGAACTACAGATTTGACAATCAAGTTTGATATGGAAATGAAACTCTGGAAAATTCGACAAGGTTTAGCAAGGTAACCCTGGATCTCAGCTAACCTCTGGAAGTTACTGAAATGAAGCTTTATAAGTTCCAATGGTGGAGTATGCTATTCAAGAGATTGAAGCAATGTTTTCAGATTGGCACCTCAATGCTCTGAATTGCTTATCTCTGGTTCCCTCAGTCATGCGGGACAGCTCAAGTTCAAAACATCAGAGGAAGACTATGATACTGTCTTTAAAAATGCCCAATCCAATCTTCACACTGTTTCAGCTGAGCTTCATTGCTGGGAATCAAGTGGGAACACAGGGATTGTGGCAAAAGAATCTAACTCCCTGATATGCAGTTTACTCCTAATGAGTATGGATTGCTGAAAGTTGTGTGCATTCTTGGATTGAAGGTTGAGAATGAGAGCTACAAAAAGTGGGGGAAGGAGTCTCCAAACACACTCCAGGAACACTTTGATAGACCAGAGTTCAAGAAAGTTGGCTTTGGTTAGCATATATTTTGACCTAAAATGGATTTAATGAGGAACACATTAAATTCTACACAAGCCAGACCATCCCTCACATGACTCTGAAACTATTGAAAATaccaaagagatttaaaaaaatcactcagcGTTTGAGAATATATGTTGTCTTTGCAGAGGCCTTGGGTTAAGTTCCCAGCGCCTGCAGGGAACTCATTGGCTCACAATcacatataactccagttccaggggccaTGATGGTCTATTCCGATTACTATGGACACtgggcatgcatatggtacaaacacatacatgcaggcaaagcagcCATAGGAAtgaataagtcttaaaaaaatagaagtcttACATTTGACAATGGGAGAAAAGTAGATGTAATAGGCTATTGACTCACTGAACAAGCCAGCATTTGGGCCTCTAGGATTTCTACATCTGCTGTTGAGTCTCTGGTTATTTAAATAGTCACTGTTTGAACTTTCTTGCTTTGAAttcctgtctgttcttccagaggatgggCTTGGTGAGGCCAAAGTTCTCTGAATGATCCCTGTTGGTGGTACTCTGAAGttgttttagttaatttgtttatttattcatctatctgtctatctatctgtctatctatctatctatctatctatctatctatctatctatctatctaactgttatttatttatttaagacaggatcttattatgtagctctggctatcttggaactcactatacagacaAGATTGGCCCCTGACTCACAGTGATCCACTTGTgtctaactcccaagtgctgggattaaagtcatgtgatTTATTTTAGACACAATATGTATTATCTCTGTTGTGGGTGTTGAGTTACCAAGGTTTTGAGAAGGTATATATACAaggaatatatataaaacatataaagtcTTACATTAACATTCACTATTGGCTTTTGAATAGTAGGAATTTTGAGTGTGTTGTTAAGAGTCTATAATGGCAGCATTATGGAGACCTAGGAAGAGAACTCAAGTTTTAGGTTAGTCTGGGTTACAGAATAaagtcaagaccagcctggactacacagtgagactcttatttttaaaaaccaaggtCAGagaatacagctcagtggtagaatatttaCTAGTATGTGCATGGCCTtgcactgaaaaaataaataaacattgacaaacaaaaacaactgtaAAGGATAGTTACAGCAGTTCCCAGAGAGAGGTATATGTGAGCCCAGTAGAGTTCAGAGAGAGGTGTGTGAGCCCAGTAGAGTTCAGAGAGAGGTATGTGAGCCCAGTAGAGTTCAGAGAGAGGTATGTGAGCCCAGTAGAGTTCAGAGAGAGGTTTGTGAGCCCAGTAGCGTTCCGGTGGGGGTTTGTGATCCCAGTAGAGTTCCCAGAGAGGTTTGTGAGCCCAGTAGAGTTCCGGTGTaggtttaggttttttttttttttttttttggtaaatgtcaattgtttgtttgttttttattgtttttcttttttttttaaagatttatttattattatatttaaatacactgtagctgtcttcagacacatcacaagagggcattggatcccattacagatggttgtgagccaccacgtggttgctaggatttgaactcaggacctttggaagagcagtcagtgctcttaactgctgagccatctctccagcccagtttagTCATTGTCTGATGAACTTAAAGGAAAAGCAAGTTATGGTTACAAAAATGGACAATCCGGACATTCCTGCTCTGTATGTGGTACCAGCAGTCCGATTTCCTTTGGGgaatcttcttctttttctttcttttttttttttttttttttttttttttgtctataaaCCTTTTAGCATGTAAATGTCAGATACCTCTGGCTCATAGTTTCCACTGAGTCTGAGGCCACTCATTGGGGTAACTGGTTTACTTCTCTCCATCTGTATTTTTGCATAATTATATCTCTTGCGCTGTCTTTATTTGGAAGCAAAACCTATAAAAATAGAGGTCTTGTGGTTTATTTAGAAACATTATGAAAGTATTATTTTCGGTGAAAGAAATCTGCTTTGTGTTGTCTGTTTCAATCTAACTGAGATGTGCATTTTATTTTCCAGCTTTCCCATAAGTTGTTCTGAGCACTGTCCAGTGCATTGCTGCAGGGTTCTTTACTGGACAACTGGGTAAGGAGACTCTTCATCCCTGGCCCTTATCTTACTTGTAAACAAATTAACCCACAGTGTTTATACAAAGATGCATGACCAGCAAGGGCTAGGGCTGAGAAGTCTGTGCTCCCAGAATCCTGGGAAATGACGTAAAGAAGACAGTGAATGGCTTCTGGACATTCCACAAGCAAAGAATGTATGCTAGCCTCTAGTTAACCAGAAAATGAACTGTCCATGCTCTCCACGGAGTCTTGAATAGGCTGCACTATTAAGCTGGTTTGTGAAAAatatgacaaatatttattttaaggctTATAAGGAAAATTCTCTTGGCTCAGAAGCCCAGAGACGTACTTGTCTCTTTCTGCAAGGACTGCTCAAGGACGCTCTATTGTGAGAGGGAACACTCAGAGCCTACTGCTTGAAAGAGTAATTGTCACAGAGGGCTGAAGGAGTGACCTTAGACTGGAATCTCCCAGGGCACAGATAGGGAACGCATAAAAGGATCGGATGAAGATTTCCCAGGGAATGGTAGTGACCAGGCAGAAACAGCCTGTTATAGTTGTGTTATTTGAAGGATGTAGGTGTGAGCTCTGCtcattattttattcatcatttGTCACGTAGATCACTGATGATTTTGGTAACCGATCGATTTCCTTACAGGCTTTCAGAGATGGCGTTAGGGTTCAGTGTAAAGAATTCTCTGCTTTGGTTTGTGGCTGAACTGTATAAAATAGAAGCCAGACGTGTGATGCAAACTCCTCCTGGTGTCccaaagaacacagagaagtggTCTTAAAATGTAAGGACAGAAACATGATGGCTGCGAAAGATCTGCTCAGGAGACAGCACTACAGAACTGTTTTAGCAAGTCTATGTAGCTCGGTGTTACGGAGGGGGAGATAACATGACCCTTGGAGCCATGTAGATGTGAAATCAAATCCTATTCCTGCCATTCCCTTACCTGCTGACTGTATTATCCCATGCATAACACACTTCAAGAAAGCCAGCTGTTGCACTTGGGACTGCCGATGTGGCATGACCTAGCAATGAACTGTGTGGCCCACTTTGTACTTGTGCATTGAAGAAGCACACTACAGGGACAGGAGTTGCTTCTTTGTTTATGAGATGATACTCTGTTCTTTTCAAGAAGATGCACCTTATCATTTTGGAATCATTCTGGATACTTCATTAATATTCTATGTTTGTTTCAGTGCCAGGCCTGTCTGATCAGCTCTTTTCTCCATGCCTGTCTCCTTATTTTCCTACCTCACATTTTTTGGCAGTCCCTTTCTATGGGACAGCAGGGCTGGTCTGCTGCTCATCTCCAAATTCATTCACTTAGAAACggaggaataataataaatattgctctccactgtgtgtgtgtgtatgtgtgtgtgtgtgtgtgtttgtgtgtgtggtgtttgcaaGTGGGTGTGGATGTTcctgtgtatggaggccagaattTGATGGTAGGAATCTTGCTCTGATAGCTCTTCTACCTTATACTTTGTGGCAGAGATATTTTTAACCAGGCTCAATGCTTTCCTATACAGTTAGTTTCACTAGCCTGCTTTCTCTTGGGAtccactgtctctgccttccaaggatAGATTCAGATTGCCTGCCACACTCACCTGACATTTGTGTGGGCTCTGCTGATCCAAACTGTGATCTTATTGTTTATTTGGCAAGCGCTTTAACTGAGAAACCATCACTCATCCATGTTATTCTGTttttatcctttcctttctctgtctttccttctttcttcccttcgttcccttcctccctccctctcttatcccctcccctgcccctgttCTGCGTGCACATgcccatgtggaagccagagctcTGTGGCCAATGTCTCTCtcagttgtgttttattttaattgagacATGGCCTTACTGAGTCTGGAGTTCACTGCCACTGGCTGGCCACCGAGCTCCaccagtctttctgtctctgcctcctcagtgctgagattacaggcactaCTGTCTGGACTTTTCCCATGTGTTCTGGAAATACAAACTTAGGTATTCATTCTTATTTGGCAAGCATTTTTCTCAGTGAGCCGTGTTCCCAGCCCCTAGATTTCCCACTTTCTACTAATAGACTACATCTTCAAATGTTTCTAGAATCTTTTTATACAACGAAGTTGTGAACTATCAGGCACTGACCTTGGCGGTTATCCACATAGGCTGGGTAACCTGTACTCCTTATCCGGTGAAGACTGAGGTCATTTCAACAGAGCTGAATTTAACAAGCCCACAGAGTCTGAGCTCTTGCTCATGAGTGCAATTTTCTCTCTTTGGGAGGAGAGTATATCTCAGTGATTGGCGAGTTCAAGCCAGGCTTCCTAGGTATGAATTGTGAGCCGACCACTTGGGTTTGAGTGACTCTTTGGTGGGTATGCATGTGGACTTCCCCCCTCGCTTTCCTCATTTGGAAAAGTATGAAAAAATAGAATGTATTTCACAGGGTTGTATAAGGATTATATAGGTTAATAGGTGAAGTGGCTGGCATATAAGAACTATAATAATACATAACATACTATAAGGCATATAGTATAATATAAGTGTGCTCTTGTTATCTTTTATACCTCCAGGCAATGGactaatcttttcttttctttccttttcgagacagagtttctctgtgcatccctggctgtcctggaactcaccctgtagatcaggctggccttgaactcagaaatctgcctgcttctgcttcccaagtgctgggattaaaggcgtgtgccaccactgcctggctcaatggACAGATCTTTCAGAGTTGTATCATCAGTTCCTTGGGGAGAGTATCACGTGTTTGTTTTGGTCAATGTTGTTTCTTCATGCAATTGTGTATGACCACAGAAGTTTTGCCTGTTCATCCTGTAAAGAAACATTCAATTAGTTCCAAAAGAGgcattaaaatatactttatacgACACAGGTAGTCATTATTAGCTCATGATTATATTGGACTGGGAATTATACCATCGTACACTTTCGAATAAGGGAGGGTgctgacttttttattttaactctttCATATATGTAGACTCCCCAAGAAGTCATCAGGGTTAAAGAGGAGCACCGAGTTTCAGAACTCCCGGCTACTGGGATCATAGAAAGACTATTCTAACTTGCAAACCGGACCGAACTTCTCACCGTGTACTGTGGATAATACTTGCGTATTGGATCAGATGGGTGTCTAGATTCTATCACACTTGGCACAGTGTTGAGAGTGTAAAAAGTCAGAAAGTATTTCAAAAGTGCACAGTACTAAGAAATAGGCAATTGTcgaactttcttctctctctctctctctctctctctctctctctctctctctctctctctcNNNNNNNNNNNNNNNNNNNNNNNNNNNNNNNNNNNNNNNNNNNNNNNNNNNNNNNNNNNNNNNNNNNNNNNNNNNNNNNNNNNNNNNNNNNNNNNNNNNNNNtctctctctctctctctctctctctctctctctctctctctctctcgttgtAAATTCTCAGCTAGTTCTTCAGCTATTATCTGCATGGGTTGACTGTTCCAAGTCTCTATGCATTCTCAAAGCCAAGCTataaaaggctgggaaaaaaaaaatccagtcagaACTTCTAGTCACAAGGCCTCCCTTGTTGCTATGAGgtagagaagacagaggagatggACAAGGAGCAGAGGAGTGCTCTGAGTGGCCAAGTAGTAACAGCGTCCACTGCCAGGGTCCTGCCTGTTCCGTTATCTGCCTCCGCCCCCGACCCGATCGGCCTTAAAAAGCTTCAACTTGCAACCAAATCCCCAGTTGGAGCGCTGCAGAAAAGGACCACTATGGGTTTGGGTGACTACAGCCACTGCAGACAGAGGATGTCCCGGGGACTCTACGGAGTCTCTGGAAGGGCTGCGCTCTGGTCCCCAGCCTTCCACCCGGTACACCGCACGCCTTGCGGCACCTGGCGCATCGAAGCGCCAGATCACGTCCGGGCGTCCAGCCCGGTGCTGGAGCACCTCCGGAGGCAGCTGGAGCGCGCCTTCCAGCGGGCGGCGGCACGCGGGCGCGTCAGGCGTGCGCGGGAGGCggtggcggcggtggcggcggccgCCGCGGCAGCTCGGGAGGAGCGGAGTCGGGCGCGCATGGAGTGCGCCCTGGCCCGGCTGCGCGCGGAGCTGGTGAGCGCGGGCTGTGTGGCGGGGATCGCGCTCAGGAGTCGGTGGCTTCGAAGCTGGAGCATAGCCCATAGGAGGACCCCCCGGGGTGGGCTTGATGCTGGGGAGGGAGATCACTCCTGGGCGCTCGATTTCCTCTGGACTAGGTGTTAAGGGTCACAGCTCCAGCGATCAGGGCTTAGCCTacagtccagtgactggcccagaCTCCAGGAGCCCTTCCCCAGTCTGTTTCTGTAGTTTTCTATCTTCTAGAAACGTCCCCAAAACAAACCCTTAGTATATCTATGTTTAACGTGCAGAAAAAGACATTTCAATGGAACCAACAACCAAGATGGATGGAAAAATTGTATGAGAAGTCATGccaagtatttttatttcatcctttGCTAAGAGTTCAGCAAACAACTGGTTGTTCAACAGGGAGGAGTGTGTGtcgattacttttttttttttgtaatgaaaaaaaattaaatttgacaaTTTGAAAAGGATAAAAGTATAAAGAACCCAGACGTTAAAATGGCGACGCATATGAATGCTGCGTAATGGAGATTTGGAAAGTTCTCTTGGATTGAATGCGACAACTAATCACTTCTTCAGAAGTTTAGAAACCTCGGCGGGTGATGGAGTTCATTTTTGGCTTTAAGAAGGGCAACAAGATAGTAAATCTAATTTAATCATATTAACAATCTGAATTTGATGAGGAATGCATTATGTTTGatctaaaggtgtgtgtgtgtgtgtgtgtgtgtgtgtgtgtgcgcgcgcacacgcgcgtgcgcgcgcacagaATGGTGAGCCCTAGTAGCTGGATAGTGAAGCCATCATCTCATTGCCTGGTGATACTGCCTCACTGCACACCAGAAGGTTGGTGCTGTGGGTCACGATGCCACACTGGAATTCCTAGGCCTGGCTGAACCAAACCCCTATGCTATTGAGCTGGCCTATGttatccctcccctcccttcttgctGTCACATATAGAAGTCAAGCTGGACAAGCTCTGGGGCATCTTTACCCTTAACATTCTAATAAGTTGCTTCATCAGTAAGAAGTTTAGACAAGGTATTATGGGTGAAAGAAGGTCTGCCAATACCTCCAGCTTTGAGACTGAATTAGTAGACTTGAGTTGGTTTAGTCATCTGTAAGGTAGAGATAATGTCATGAGATTACTGTCCTAATTGTATGAGATAATATTATAGGACATGCCTCGGCCTTATGCACTCTTTATTGACTGTTGTTATTATATTATAGATCTTGGAAGTTGATCGTGCCTATCAGAACATTCTGAGAATTGAGAATTGAGCCAACAAGATGGCACTTTAGAGGCGCTTGTGGACAGGCCCGAAGACCGGAGTTCAATCCCCGGTTCCAGGAAAAAACCCCACTCCTTGCCCCTCTACACAGGAGCACTGGTGGCACAAGCAtgcctgcactcacacatgcaaacacacagatacGCACaagtaaagaaatgagaaaaaaattttaaaaagttttgctCTGGAAAGAAACTGAGAATTTTACATATAAGCAGATGCTGTTTTCCTGGGGTGTAGGCCCTGGTCAGCATCTTCAGGAACTCCTTAGCCCATGTGAATGATCataagaaagaagcaaaagagtGGATACTCACCCCAGGATCTTCATTAGAAGTAGTTTTTGATCTGGGTCTTAGCTAAATCTCTATGGGAATGAGTGTTCCCATGTATGCAGAGGTATCATGGGTCATGATGGAGTTTATCTAAGGGACAAAGATGAATCAATGTTGTCATGTATACTATGCCCTGTTTGACTTACTCTTCCTAATGGATGACATTGATTTCTAAGTTCTTTGGATTTCTGGAGTTAAACCTAAAGTTTTCTAGGTATATAAAGTCCCTTTTCTCACCCCTCAGAGAACTTTTACAGCTTTCATCAGACTCTCAAAGGGATTTATGATGAAAGAAGTGTAAAAGCAAGCCGTGAGTGTTTGAATTTCCTAAATAAGTGTGAATCTCACATCCTGTACTTAGATGGGTAAATCATTATCAGTAATTTTAACCCTTGATACttggcagagaaggcagaggacagaTATCCATCACCTCATTGTGTCATCCCTTCATTCACTCAGGCTTTTAACAAGGATACAGAGAACCTCCCATGGATGCAGAGGCAAGGCACTCCATACTGAGAATGCAATCATTAAAACGTAGCAGAGCCCTGCCCACAGCAGCACGGGTGTAATAATGCAGTCTGTGTGTTATCAGAGGCATGTAAATGGAAGGCCGTGGCTGTATGATTAAGAAAGAGGCAATAGTGCCTGGTCCTGATTACAGGAGACTTCTCAGCAACAGGCTGATGCGTATTGGCGTTCCAGGGAAGGAGTAGGGGCAAAGTGCATTAGATCCCAGGGGTCGGAGAGAGGCCTGTCTCAGCACAGCATTCCCTTGGAGACTGGCAAGGTGTCTCTGGCTACCTGTGATGGGAACAGGCAAGGAGACAGTGCTAGGAAATGAAGCTAGCCAAGCAGGGTGGGATTCTCGAGCCTGAGGCATGCAGCAGAGGACAGTCTTATGGTGAACGAAGGGGGATTTTTTATGGTGATGGCAGTAaggtttgtttctgtcttttgggTGCCTTGGATCTCTGTCTCCTTGATCATTTCTAATTCTTGCTTCCAGAGAACTGGTTCCAAgtgcaaaagaataaaaaccattAAGGgtcagaaggaaaataaaaagatacctatgcccaatattttattttgcaaattgAGAAGGAATTACCACTGCAGTATTGGCAGCTAACTATTACAGTGCTGTGGCTTATCCTGAGGGTCAATGTTGCTGAGTTGTTCGGGATGGTAGACAGAAAATGTTATTTCACAAGCCGCATGAGGCGTGATTCAATTGAAGGAATATGCATGCAATTGATCTCTAGCTTTAGGTGATGGTACAGCTGGAACTAACTTTGTTGGTAGACTGCCTTCTAAGCAACCTGTCCTTGgagatgtaatttttaaaattttatttggacTCACAAGGGCCTCATAAACTCCCATTGGGGGAGGTTATGAATCAGCCTTGCTACATAACAGGCTTTGTTCTAGAGTGAAAAGTGTTAGCTTATATAAGGACATATAACTATACATGTGCCTCTGAGGGGTCATTAGATGTTTTTACTCGGCAGGGAGGCCATTTAAAATCCTGAGAACTTGAAATGACAAGTAATCAAGTAAATGGGCCCAGATTCCAAGCACTCAGGTGGCCCCAGGCAGTTATCCCATGGCTCACAAAGCTCATAAAGATAAAGGATTTCACCTCAGTCCCACGCCATTGCTTGAAAACAGCCTTTGGTGCAGAGGTATTTTTCACTCGGACAGCTTCGGGCATCAGcgctttctgttttcatttcaagGCCATTTCAAGagctatttatttttctgggttttaCCTTGTTGTGGAAAAAAGCTACTCTGATAGCCAGGCCCAAAAGTCAGAATGGGAGAGTAAGgtgcaaaatacatttttctttttgtcttatttctcCTTCCCACCCACTCCTTATTGCTCATGTGCGGTCGGAGAGCAGTTTCATTTGCTCTATATTGCAAACTAATAACGTCCCTTAataatatcattatttttttcttttagctggAACTGCGTTTCCAGAACCACCAGCTGGCCCGAACTTTACTGGATTTAAACATGAAAATGCAGCAGCTGAAGAAGAGGCAGGACCAGGAGCTTGCTTCCAAACCCCAGAGCCCACAGGATGAGGAGATGAACGAGGAGATGAATACCGAGTGCGGAAACGCATAGTGGGGAGTCTGAGCCCGCAACTCCAAAGCAACCCCTTGCCCTCACCATAACATAGGCCATCCTGAAGCCACTCTAACATTAACACTAGCAATGCTTTATGTGCACTCTGAAGGACAGTTTGTCTGACGAAAACTTAGGTGTAAGGaggaagtgggaaaaaaaaacaagaaagggagcgagactttttttttttaagttttaaaaatattcattcattgGTTTGACTGGTTATTATCTTAGGAGTAGaagggaagaggatgaggagcGTATAGGAGGAAGATGAACCAAAGCACTAAAAGACGGCCTTAATGCCAGCTTACAACGCTGCACGTTAGTTACCTTCATGTAGTACTTACTGTGTGAACTTCAGAATCTgtgcttatttttactttatttatttttggtcgATCTAGCAGCCTATCCAGTACTCTTCTGCCTTGTGAATCTGAGAATTACTTGTGTCTAGATTTCACCCATACACTTAATGTGGCCAGTAAGAAGGGTGTCTCACCTTATTGCTGAATGTGGACATGTACTCCAGGACTTGCTGTCACTGAAACGTAAAATACTAACTTTTCTTCTCATAGAACCTCTTGCCTCAGTGGATTCAAGTTTGACTTTCAAGATGTACAACCCTAAATTCCTGACTAATTTAGTTCTTTTGTTCAATTAACTTGGGAGTTTAAGTGGTTCTTATTTAATTAAAAGGTTGAATTGTACACCCGAAGTGCTTtacaatgcaaaaataaaataaataaaaatagttgcAGACCTAATTGGTGTTTCTTGTGGTTATTATCTATGAAATTTTGGCaatgtgtataattttaattaaaattaaaataggttCTTGagacaaaagaatagaaaagaggtagtctttttttaaataataaacattttttattattattactttttttttacagtccagttgttacccCACTCCCAGTGCATCCTCCCATAGtttctcatcccatacctcctccccctgtctccaagaggattcCACCCCCAACACGCCCCTTCTCCCCCGCctcccaggcctccccactccctggggcctcaagtctctccagggttaggtgccttttctttcactgaggccagacccgggcagtcctctgctgtat contains:
- the Aard gene encoding alanine and arginine-rich domain-containing protein: MGLGDYSHCRQRMSRGLYGVSGRAALWSPAFHPVHRTPCGTWRIEAPDHVRASSPVLEHLRRQLERAFQRAAARGRVRRAREAVAAVAAAAAAAREERSRARMECALARLRAELLELRFQNHQLARTLLDLNMKMQQLKKRQDQELASKPQSPQDEEMNEEMNTECGNA